In a single window of the Synechococcus sp. MW101C3 genome:
- the lepA gene encoding translation elongation factor 4 translates to MTDVPVQRIRNFCIIAHIDHGKSTLADRLLQETGTVAERDMQAQFLDNMELERERGITIKLQAARMEFRAADGELYILNLIDTPGHVDFSYEVSRSLQACEGALLVVDASQGVEAQTLANVYLALENDLEIIPVLNKIDLPGADPARIKEEIEAIIGLDTSKAIDCSAKTGLGVPDILQAVVDRVPAPADRVSEPLRALIFDSYYDPYRGVIVYFRVISGVIARKDKVLLMASGKTVELDEVGVMAPDQRQVDSLHAGEVGYMAASIKAVADARVGDTITLAANPAAEPLPGYAEAKPMVFCGLFPTDADQYPDLREALDKLQLSDAALKYEPETSSAMGFGFRCGFLGLLHMEIVQERLEREYDLDLIVTAPSVIYQVNMVDGSVQMVDNPATLPDPQKRESIEEPYVKLEIYTPNSFNGALMELCQERRGEFIDMKYITTDRVTLHYEMPLAEVVTDFFDVMKSRTKGYASMEYSLIGYRKNELVRLDVLINSEKADPLTTIVHRDKAYNVGKGLVEKLKELIPRQQFKIPIQASIGSRIIASESISAIRKDVLAKCYGGDISRKKKLLKKQAKGKKRMKAMGRVDVPQEAFMAVLKLNQ, encoded by the coding sequence ATGACCGACGTTCCCGTTCAGCGGATCCGCAACTTCTGCATCATTGCCCACATCGACCACGGCAAATCCACCCTGGCCGACCGCCTGCTGCAGGAAACCGGAACGGTGGCGGAGCGCGACATGCAGGCCCAGTTCCTCGACAACATGGAGCTGGAGCGGGAACGGGGCATCACGATCAAGCTGCAGGCGGCGCGGATGGAGTTCCGTGCGGCCGATGGCGAGCTCTACATCCTCAACCTGATCGACACGCCGGGGCACGTCGACTTCTCCTACGAGGTGAGCCGCAGCCTGCAGGCCTGCGAAGGGGCCCTGCTGGTGGTGGATGCCAGCCAGGGGGTGGAGGCCCAGACCCTGGCCAACGTGTACCTGGCCCTGGAGAACGATCTCGAGATCATCCCGGTGCTCAACAAGATCGACCTGCCCGGCGCCGATCCCGCCCGGATCAAGGAGGAGATCGAGGCGATCATCGGCCTCGACACCTCCAAGGCGATCGACTGCTCCGCGAAGACCGGCCTGGGAGTGCCCGACATCCTGCAGGCGGTGGTGGACCGGGTGCCGGCGCCGGCCGACCGGGTGAGCGAGCCGCTGCGGGCGTTGATCTTCGACTCCTACTACGACCCCTACCGGGGCGTGATCGTGTACTTCCGGGTGATCAGCGGCGTGATCGCCCGCAAGGACAAGGTGCTGCTGATGGCCAGCGGCAAGACGGTGGAGCTCGATGAGGTGGGCGTGATGGCGCCCGACCAGCGGCAGGTGGACAGCCTCCACGCCGGCGAGGTGGGCTACATGGCGGCCTCGATCAAGGCGGTGGCCGATGCGCGCGTGGGCGACACGATCACCCTGGCGGCCAATCCAGCCGCCGAGCCGCTGCCTGGCTATGCCGAGGCCAAGCCGATGGTGTTCTGCGGCCTCTTCCCCACCGATGCCGATCAATACCCGGATCTGCGGGAAGCGCTCGACAAGCTGCAGCTCTCCGATGCGGCCTTGAAGTACGAGCCGGAAACCAGCAGCGCCATGGGCTTCGGTTTCCGCTGCGGCTTTCTGGGGCTGCTGCACATGGAGATCGTGCAGGAGCGCCTCGAGCGCGAATACGACCTCGACCTGATCGTGACGGCGCCCTCGGTGATCTATCAGGTGAACATGGTGGACGGCAGTGTTCAGATGGTGGACAATCCCGCCACCCTGCCGGATCCGCAGAAACGGGAATCGATCGAGGAGCCCTACGTGAAGCTGGAGATTTACACCCCCAACAGCTTCAACGGCGCCCTGATGGAGCTGTGCCAGGAGCGGCGCGGTGAGTTCATCGACATGAAGTACATCACCACCGATCGGGTCACCCTGCACTACGAAATGCCGCTGGCTGAGGTGGTGACGGATTTCTTCGATGTGATGAAGAGCCGCACCAAGGGCTACGCCTCGATGGAATACAGCCTGATCGGCTACCGCAAGAACGAGCTGGTGCGCCTCGATGTGCTGATCAACAGTGAGAAGGCCGATCCGCTCACCACGATCGTGCACCGCGACAAGGCCTACAACGTGGGCAAGGGGCTGGTGGAGAAGCTCAAGGAGCTGATTCCACGCCAGCAGTTCAAGATTCCGATCCAGGCCTCGATCGGTAGCCGCATCATTGCCAGCGAAAGCATCAGCGCCATCCGCAAGGATGTGCTGGCCAAGTGCTACGGCGGTGACATCTCTCGCAAGAAGAAGCTGCTCAAGAAGCAGGCCAAGGGCAAGAAACGCATGAAGGCGATGGGCCGCGTGGACGTGCCCCAGGAGGCCTTCATGGCGGTGCTCAAGCTCAATCAGTAG
- a CDS encoding PilZ domain-containing protein: MRRVLPEPLSAIISFPSLEGQPWFNVDVLDLSEGGLRLQIALPPGLNLEKGQEGVISLILRRSDPPCISNFTVRWVEINSLISVAGVAFEQPLTLPVLPSGGSGEAIPAAKLSEQTP, from the coding sequence GTGCGCCGCGTCTTGCCGGAGCCATTGAGCGCCATCATCAGCTTCCCGTCCCTGGAGGGCCAGCCCTGGTTCAACGTGGATGTGCTGGATTTGAGCGAAGGTGGCCTGCGCCTTCAGATCGCCCTGCCTCCTGGCCTCAACCTCGAGAAAGGCCAAGAGGGCGTTATCAGCCTGATCCTTCGGCGTTCAGACCCACCGTGCATTTCCAATTTCACAGTGCGCTGGGTCGAGATCAATTCGCTGATCTCGGTGGCAGGTGTGGCCTTTGAGCAGCCGTTGACCCTGCCGGTCTTGCCCTCAGGGGGCAGCGGCGAAGCGATCCCTGCGGCGAAGCTCTCTGAGCAAACACCCTGA
- a CDS encoding methyltransferase regulatory domain-containing protein — protein MGWDQGYYSSDYYTIGYYREMAPNWLDFAALVKGHRPPRSVEGEPFSYLDLGCGMGFGLCILAALYPEGEFTGVDFLPDHIAHGQWLARRLGLANITFLETDFLDLQRDPSALRPPATAATTPGGAAQFHYVAAHGIATWVIEPVQQALFAVAAAALRPGGLFYCSYNTFPGWLPRLAFHQLLKVELKQGAGCDAKGAMQRASQRLLALVGPANDPAVLGMALPTLRAEVEQAIKQDQRYLPHEYANDGWQPLYVADMHQRLMAHKLRPLASATLPELFDDLLPAPLQAVVKAEQDPLVRETLLDLGSNKSFRRDIFVNGQLHLNRAQRHQALGRLFLTLQAAPPMDDYTFTTSFGTLTASHASCAGMEARLTEAGPCSLEDLATSTNLPPEEAIRVVTLLLHANRIGLHRGAACEAARASCQPFNVAVIELMLEGAQLANLASPLLGNAVSFTTIQAMATQGLEQGMEGELLAMCVQAGLASMGAADIKDAKGQLLEDPAAQLEAFQKLAADLQTTVLPMLRRLGVMT, from the coding sequence ATGGGCTGGGATCAGGGCTACTACTCCAGTGATTACTACACCATCGGCTACTACCGGGAGATGGCGCCGAACTGGCTCGATTTCGCTGCGCTCGTGAAAGGGCACCGCCCGCCCCGCTCCGTGGAGGGCGAACCCTTCAGCTATCTGGATCTCGGTTGCGGCATGGGCTTTGGGCTCTGCATCCTGGCGGCGCTCTATCCCGAAGGGGAGTTCACCGGCGTGGATTTCCTGCCCGATCACATCGCCCACGGCCAGTGGTTGGCCCGCCGCCTGGGGCTCGCCAACATCACCTTCCTGGAAACCGATTTCCTTGATCTCCAGCGCGATCCCTCCGCGCTGCGCCCCCCCGCTACGGCAGCCACCACCCCAGGGGGAGCGGCCCAGTTCCACTATGTGGCCGCCCATGGCATCGCCACCTGGGTGATCGAACCGGTGCAGCAGGCACTGTTCGCAGTGGCGGCGGCGGCACTGCGGCCCGGCGGCCTGTTCTATTGCTCCTACAACACCTTTCCTGGCTGGTTACCACGCCTAGCCTTCCATCAGTTACTCAAAGTGGAGCTCAAGCAGGGGGCTGGCTGCGATGCGAAGGGCGCGATGCAACGTGCTAGCCAACGCCTACTCGCCCTGGTGGGCCCGGCAAACGACCCCGCTGTTCTGGGAATGGCCTTGCCCACTTTGCGGGCGGAAGTGGAGCAAGCGATCAAACAGGATCAGCGTTATCTCCCCCACGAGTACGCCAACGACGGCTGGCAACCGCTCTATGTGGCCGACATGCATCAGCGCCTGATGGCGCACAAGCTGCGGCCCCTGGCCAGCGCCACCCTGCCGGAACTGTTCGACGATCTACTGCCCGCGCCGCTTCAGGCCGTGGTGAAGGCCGAGCAGGATCCGCTGGTGCGCGAAACGCTTCTGGATCTGGGCAGCAACAAATCCTTCCGCCGTGACATCTTCGTGAACGGCCAGCTCCACCTCAACCGGGCCCAGCGCCACCAGGCCCTTGGCCGCTTGTTCTTGACGCTGCAGGCCGCGCCTCCCATGGACGACTACACCTTCACCACCAGCTTCGGCACCCTCACCGCCAGCCATGCCTCCTGCGCCGGCATGGAGGCGCGCCTGACCGAAGCTGGCCCCTGCAGTCTGGAAGACCTCGCAACAAGCACCAACCTGCCGCCAGAGGAAGCCATCCGAGTGGTGACACTGCTGCTGCATGCCAACCGCATCGGCCTGCACCGAGGGGCCGCCTGCGAGGCCGCCCGCGCCAGCTGCCAGCCGTTCAATGTGGCGGTGATTGAACTGATGCTGGAAGGCGCCCAGCTCGCCAACCTTGCAAGCCCGCTGCTCGGCAACGCCGTGAGCTTCACCACCATCCAGGCCATGGCGACCCAAGGCCTGGAGCAAGGCATGGAAGGAGAATTGCTCGCGATGTGCGTGCAGGCGGGCCTGGCCTCCATGGGCGCCGCTGATATCAAGGATGCCAAAGGCCAGCTTCTGGAAGATCCTGCCGCCCAGCTGGAGGCCTTCCAGAAGCTGGCCGCGGATCTTCAGACCACCGTGCTGCCGATGCTGCGCCGCCTCGGGGTGATGACCTGA
- a CDS encoding GspH/FimT family protein — protein MITALILALLAALALRDSGETLARQRLEAATRRIALAIEHGRAAAEASGQPCALELGELGWQAPTGGELPGCAQPITGLDDGGQAAGVELSHNLPAALRFSSTGLVLDGGTVVLSSEGTELRRCLVIALPLGFVRLGRYVGPGQAPPDSAACGPDPTL, from the coding sequence GTGATCACGGCGCTGATCCTCGCTCTGCTGGCGGCGCTGGCCCTGCGCGACAGCGGCGAAACGCTGGCCCGCCAGCGGCTGGAGGCGGCGACCCGGCGGATCGCCCTGGCGATCGAGCACGGCCGGGCGGCTGCTGAGGCCAGCGGCCAACCCTGTGCTCTGGAGCTGGGCGAGCTGGGCTGGCAGGCGCCCACGGGGGGCGAGCTGCCCGGTTGCGCGCAGCCGATCACGGGCCTCGATGACGGTGGGCAAGCGGCCGGTGTGGAGCTGAGCCACAACCTGCCCGCCGCCCTGCGCTTCAGCAGCACCGGGCTGGTGCTCGATGGGGGAACGGTGGTGCTGAGCAGCGAGGGCACGGAGTTGCGTCGCTGCCTGGTGATTGCCCTTCCCCTGGGGTTCGTGCGCCTTGGCCGTTATGTGGGCCCGGGCCAGGCCCCTCCCGACAGTGCCGCCTGCGGCCCCGACCCCACGCTTTGA